One Apium graveolens cultivar Ventura unplaced genomic scaffold, ASM990537v1 ctg4468, whole genome shotgun sequence DNA window includes the following coding sequences:
- the LOC141701906 gene encoding trimethyltridecatetraene synthase-like encodes MEASTSATYAATWLSILALFLLAKFLRNRNRNRNRNRKNLNLAPGPKPWPIIGNLNLIGALPHVSIHELSRKYGPLMQLQFGSFPVVVASSSEMAKIFLKTMDVKFVGRPKTAAGKYTTYNYSDITWSPYGSYWRQARKMCLMELFSVKRLESYEYIRVEEMKTMINNIYELCGEGLALKDYLSTVSLNVISRMVVGKRYSDETENAVVKPDEFKKMLDELFLLNGVFNIGDSIPWIDFLDLQGYVKRMKRVSKKFDRFLEHVIDEHNERRKNNENYVAKDMVDVLLQIADDPALEVKLERHGVKAFTQDLLAGGTESSAVTVEWAISQLLKKPELFEKATEELDRVIGKNRWVEEKDVPNLPYIQAIVKETMRLHPVAPMLVPRESLEDCKVDGYDIVKGTRILVSVWTIGRDPTLWEMPDEFMPERFIGKEIDIKGHNFELLPYGSGRRMCPGYALGQKVIESSLANLLHGFKWKLPGSMTAEDLNMEEIFGLSTPKKIPLVTIAEPRLGHEVYSL; translated from the exons ATGGAAGCTTCAACTTCGGCTACATATGCAGCCACATGGCTTTCGATTCTAGCGCTCTTTCTTCTAGCCAAATTTCTCCGTAACCGCAACCGTAACCGTAACCGTAACCGAAAGAATCTTAATTTAGCACCAGGCCCGAAACCATGGCCTATTATCGGCAACCTAAACCTCATTGGAGCATTACCTCATGTTTCAATCCACGAGTTGTCGCGAAAATACGGCCCCCTGATGCAGCTTCAGTTTGGTTCGTTTCCGGTGGTGGTGGCCTCATCTTCCGAAATGGCGAAAATTTTCCTCAAAACCATGGACGTTAAATTTGTTGGACGTCCGAAAACAGCCGCTGGAAAATACACTACTTATAATTACTCTGACATTACGTGGTCACCTTACGGATCATACTGGCGCCAAGCGAGAAAAATGTGCTTGATGGAATTATTTAGCGTGAAACGACTCGAATCCTACGAGTATATTCGTGTTGAAGAAATGAAGACCATGATTAATAATATTTACGAATTGTGTGGGGAAGGCTTAGCGCTAAAAGACTATCTTTCGACAGTGAGTTTGAATGTAATTAGTAGAATGGTAGTGGGGAAGAGGTATTCAGATGAGACGGAGAACGCGGTGGTGAAGCCAGACGAGTTTAAGAAGATGCTGGATGAGTTGTTTTTGCTTAATGGCGTGTTTAATATCGGAGATTCGATTCCTTGGATTGATTTCCTGGATTTGCAAGGCTATGTGAAGAGGATGAAGAGAGTAAGCAAGAAGTTTGATAGGTTTTTGGAGCATGTTATCGACGAGCATAATGAGAGGAGAAAGAATAATGAGAATTATGTGGCTAAAGATATGGTGGATGTCTTGCTGCAGATTGCTGATGATCCTGCTCTGGAGGTTAAGCTCGAGAGGCACGGTGTTAAGGCTTTTACTCAG GATCTTCTTGCTGGTGGCACCGAGAGTTCAGCTGTGACAGTAGAATGGGCCATCTCACAGCTTCTGAAAAAACCTGAATTATTCGAAAAGGCAACCGAAGAACTAGACCGAGTTATCGGGAAAAACAGATGGGTAGAAGAGAAAGATGTACCAAATCTCCCTTACATTCAAGCCATTGTCAAAGAAACAATGAGACTGCACCCTGTGGCACCAATGCTCGTTCCACGTGAGTCGCTAGAAGACTGCAAAGTAGACGGATACGACATTGTCAAAGGAACCAGGATTCTGGTGAGCGTATGGACAATCGGACGCGATCCAACATTGTGGGAAATGCCAGATGAGTTTATGCCAGAGAGGTTTATTGGCAAGGAAATAGATATCAAAGGACATAATTTTGAGCTACTTCCCTATGGTTCCGGGAGAAGAATGTGCCCTGGTTACGCTTTGGGACAGAAGGTTATTGAATCAAGTTTGGCCAATCTTTTGCATGGATTCAAGTGGAAATTGCCAGGATCAATGACAGCTGAGGATCTGAACATGGAAGAAATTTTTGGGCTTTCGACTCCTAAGAAAATCCCACTTGTTACTATTGCTGAGCCTCGTCTAGGACATGAAGTCTATTCTCTTTAG